One window from the genome of Hydractinia symbiolongicarpus strain clone_291-10 chromosome 1, HSymV2.1, whole genome shotgun sequence encodes:
- the LOC130636104 gene encoding alpha-ketoglutarate dehydrogenase component 4-like produces the protein MANVTVLFGCKPHSITTSLTAALYRGISIGNKFINRTPLISFPQRPSLTDRYAALERLKAASIPTSSPSSSSSPQLLHDVLEDTSYTKTDCSTVFITDVLPPRYRKPVISEEEIEYIMRGGPDR, from the exons ATGGCGAACGTGACAGTTCTTTTTGGATGCAAGCCACATTCAATAACCACAAGCCTCACCGCTGCATTATACAGGGGTATATCAATAGGCAACAAATTTATTAACCGGACCCCACTTATTTCGTTTCCACAAAGGCCTTCTCTCACCGACAGAt ATGCAGCTTTGGAAAGATTAAAGGCTGCATCTATACCAACATCGTCACCTTCGTCGTCATCTTCGCCGCAACTTTTACATGATGTGTTAGAGGATACTTCATACACAAAGACAGATTGTAGCACAGTCTTCATAACAGACGTACTTCCTCCGCGGTATAGGAAACCTGTCATCTCAGAAGAGGAAATAGAATACATTATG AGAGGAGGACCTGACAGATAA
- the LOC130636113 gene encoding uncharacterized protein LOC130636113: protein MIGRAKEMLLIMLLVKNVFASGNKTIDCTKYDYKYFAIPDILSMLICYNHTKHIVNCPPKQLYVPGYPHCTSAEKYKNNQNDLCLARKKKLGNIQNPWNCHSFLTCVHGISTGERPCQDKSLVYNPYKDQCQYSYQYKCQQA, encoded by the exons ATGATAGGCCGTGCAAAAGAGATGCTGCTGATCATGCTGCTAGTTAAAAATGTGTTTGCTTCAGGAAATA AAACAATAGATTGCACCAAATACGATTATAAATACTTCGCTATACCTGATATTCTCTCAATGCTGATATGTTATAACCACACAAAACATATTGTCAATTGTCCTCCAAAGCAATTGTATGTTCCTGGATACCCACATTGCACGAGTGCCGAGAAATACA aaAACAACCAAAACGATTTGTGTTTGGCGCGAAAAAAGAAATTGGGCAACATTCAAAATCCGTGGAACTGTCATAGCTTCCTCACTTGCGTTCATGGCATTTCGACTGGGGAAAGACCTTGTCAGGATAAATCACTCGTTTACAACCCGTATAAAGACCAATGCCAGTACTCTTATCAGTACAAATGTCAACAAGCATAA